Proteins encoded within one genomic window of Pygocentrus nattereri isolate fPygNat1 chromosome 9, fPygNat1.pri, whole genome shotgun sequence:
- the ubxn10 gene encoding UBX domain-containing protein 10: protein MHMTRPKSSKGRTRVRVTQALAADEGVHQSHMFSPHPPPSSTPTVIPTRAVPRQSSRPSAEVHSEIFEPPPDVPVLSLNKYKVLPSIEKRPGDVLTRGVEEKVSRLSLSDSSLRDHHQLQRDQHISHFCSWTASRSDPEMGIVSTLQFDPNTGRVTPGHSESRTDVAVDGDKQLLLAIRTPCGQRFKWHFQPTDTLQAVIAAAEAKCGERYKHAVIETMEVPRQTFTNLTMSLSQCGIFNKSVLCISLEDSAVDY from the coding sequence ATGCATATGACAAGACCGAAATCCTCTAAAGGACGCACTAGAGTCAGGGTGACTCAGGCTCTGGCTGCGGATGAAGGTGTGCATCAGAGCCACATGTTTTCCCCCCACCCTCCCCCTTCTTCTACGCCCACTGTGATTCCCACCCGCGCCGTCCCCAGACAGAGCAGCAGGCCAAGTGCAGAAGTTCACAGTGAAATCTTCGAACCACCCCCAGATGTTCCAGTTCTCTCCCTCAACAAGTACAAGGTTCTCCCTTCCATCGAGAAGAGGCCAGGAGATGTTTTGACCAGAGGTGTGGAAGAAAAGGTCTCTAGGCTCAGTCTGTCTGACAGCAGCCTTCGTGACCACCATCAGCTCCAGAGAGACCAACACATCTCCCATTtctgttcttggactgcttcaAGAAGTGACCCAGAGATGGGGATTGTGTCTACGCTCCAGTTTGATCCTAACACAGGGAGGGTGACTCCTGGACACTCAGAGAGCAGAACAGATGTAGCTGTTGATGGTGACAAGCAGCTGCTGCTTGCAATTCGAACTCCATGCGGTCAGAGGTTCAAATGGCACTTTCAGCCCACAGATACGCTCCAGGCTGTCATAGCTGCTGCCGAGGCCAAATGCGGAGAGCGGTACAAACATGCTGTAATCGAGACCATGGAGGTCCCTCGGCAGACCTTCACCAATCTAACCATGAGCCTGTCTCAATGTGGGATCTTTAATAAGTCTGTTTTATGCATCAGCCTCGAAGACAGTGCAGTGGACTACTGA
- the zgc:193690 gene encoding ATP-dependent RNA helicase DDX19A, whose product MATDSWALAVDEQEAASKSIGALRIRERRVIPRAEANGMAKPSEDGDKSDEEEKEDRAAQSLLNKLIRSNLVNNTNQVEVLQRDPNSPLYSVKTFEELRLKPQLLQGVYGMGFNRPSKIQENALPMMLAEPPQNLIAQSQSGTGKTAAFVLAMLSHVNPTNKWTQCLCISPTYELALQTGKVVEQMGRFYPEVKLAYAVRGNKMERGSKIQEQIVIGTPGTVLDWFLKLKLMDPKKIRVFVLDEADVMIATQGHQDQSIRIQRMLPKDCQMLLFSATFEDSVWKFAERIVPDPNVIKLKREEETLDTIKQYYVLCNNKEDKFSALCNIYGAITIAQAMIFCHTRKIASWLAGQMSKEGHQVALLSGEMVIEQRAAVIERFREGKEKVLITTNVCARGIDVEQVSVVINFDLPLDKDGNPDNETYLHRIGRTGRFGKRGLAINMVDSDHSMDVLKAIEKHFNKKILKLDTDDLDEIEKIAN is encoded by the exons ATGGCTACCGACTCGTGGGCTCTGGCCGTGGATGAACAAGAAGCCGCCTCCAAGTCG ATTGGAGCCCTGCGGATTAGAGAAAGACGAGTCATACCGAGAGCCGAGGCCAATG GAATGGCGAAACCTAGCGAGGATGGTGACAAGTCTGATGAAGAGGAAAAAG AGGACAGAGCTGCACAGTCACTCCTCAATAAATTAATCAGAAGCAATCTTGTCAACAACACTAACCAAGTGGAGGTTCTTCAGAGAGATCCAAACTCGCCTCTATACTCGGTCAAGACGTTTGAAGAGCTGCGACT GAAACCACAGCTTCTCCAAGGCGTGTATGGAATGGGCTTCAATAGACCCTCCAAAATCCAGGAAAATGCCCTGCCTATGATGCTGGCAGAACC ACCCCAGAACCTGATTGCCCAGTCTCAGTCCGGCACGGGCAAAACTGCTGCCTTTGTGTTGGCCATGCTGAGCCATGTCAACCCAACAAACAAGTGGACACAG TGTTTGTGCATTTCTCCAACCTATGAGCTCGCCCTGCAGACAGGCAAAGTGGTGGAGCAGATGGGGAGGTTCTACCCTGAAGTGAAACTGGCATATGCTGTTCGTGGCAATAAAA TGGAGCGAGGCAGCAAGATCCAGGAGCAGATAGTTATTGGTACTCCTGGCACTGTGCTGGATTGGTTCCTGAAACTCAAGCTAATGGACCCCAAGAAGATTCGAGTGTTCGTGCTGGACGAGGCTGACGTTATGATAGCCACACAGGGCCATCAGGACCAGAGCATCCGCATTCAGAG GATGCTGCCCAAAGACTGTCAGATGCTGCTCTTCTCTGCTACCTTTGAGGACTCGGTGTGGAAGTTCGCTGAGCGGATCGTTCCAGATCCCAACGTCATCAAACtgaagagggaggaggagacCCTGGACACCATTAAGCAGTATTATGTGCTCTGCAATAATAAAGAGGACAAGTTTTCTGCACTCTGTAACATCTATGGGGCAATCACCATCGCACAGGCCATGATCTTCTGCCAT ACTCGGAAGATAGCATCCTGGCTGGCAGGGCAGATGTCTAAAGAAGGCCACCAGGTGGCACTGCTGAGCGGTGAAATGGTGATCGAGCAAAGAGCAGCTGTCATTGAACGCTTCAgagaaggcaaagagaaagtGCTAATAACCACTAATGTGTGTGCAAGAG GCATAGATGTGGAGCAGGTTTCTGTGGTCATCAACTTTGATCTGCCACTGGATAAAGATGGAAACCCAGACAATGAGACATATCTCCACAGGATCGGCAGGACAGGGCGTTTCGGCAAACGCGGATTGGCTATCAACATGGTGGACAGTGACCACAGCATGGATGTTCTCAAAGCAATTGAGAAGCATTTCA ATAAGAAAATATTGAAGCTGGATACAGATGATCTTGACGAAATTGAAAAAATTGCCAACTAA